The Equus caballus isolate H_3958 breed thoroughbred chromosome 19, TB-T2T, whole genome shotgun sequence DNA window CGGAACAGACAGACAGTCCACAGCGCCCTCTTCCAGCACCTCTCCTCGGGGAACCCCAGGGTCTTCTCCGAACCAACAGACTCAGAGCATGGAGGTCACCACAGAATCTCAAACCAGCGCCATCACAGCAGAGGGCACATCAACTCTCTCTTTGTCCCCAAGCGGACACACTCTCACAGAGGGCGTTTCTCGGGAGACAGCCACCCCTGGGAAGACAAAGACTCCATCACCTTCCACTCTCACGGATGGAAATTCCACGCCATCAGAAACTTTGACAGCATCCATCTCAACAAAGCAAACTTCATCTCCTTCCACTGTAAGCAACACACCTCCAATGACATCACAGATGCTCACAACAACAAGTTCTGCAGACACCcccgcaggaaccacagggggcCCAACCGTACCTGGAACTGGCAGTTTCACTCCAGGTACCTCTGTAAGCGCAGTGACAACTGGATCAGAAGCACAGTCAGCACTTCTCACTACCAGCACCTTCACTGAGGAAGCATCAGCGGCTTCCCCGAACCACCAGACTCGGAGCGCGCAGACCACAGGAGAATCTCACATCTCCACCACTACAGCAGTGAGCACGTCGACTCCCTCACCCGTTCCAAGCAGACACACTCCTACAGAAGGCCCTTCTCAGGAGACATCCCCTTCCGTGGAACCGAGCACTCCATCCCCTTCCAGCGGCAGCATCACACCTCTGGCAGCATCAGAACTGTCGACAGCGCCAAACTCGACACATGAAACATCATCCCCTTCTGGTGTAAGCAGTGCACCTCCAACGACATCAAAGCTGCTCACATCACCCATTTCAGCAGACACCTCTGTGGGAACCACCGGGGACACACCACTGTCCGGGACTACGCGGTTTACTTCAGACAACACAGCAAGCTCAGTGACAACTGGACCAGAGGCACCATCCACAGCGCCCTCTTCCAGCACCTCCCCTCAGGAAACACCAGTGTCtcctcagaatcacctgactCAGAGCACGCAGGCCACCAGGGAGTCTCAAACCACCACCATCACAGCAGAGGGCACATCAAGTCTGTCTTCGTCCCCAAACGGACACACTCTCACAGAGGGCGTTTCTCGGGAGACCGCCACCTCTGGGAAGACAAAGACTCCGTCGCCTTCCACTCTCACCGACGGAAATTCCACGCCATCAGAAACTTTGACAGCATCCATCTCAACAAAGCAAACTTCATCTCCTTCCACTGTAAGCAACACACCTCCAATGACACCACAGGTGCTCACGACACCAGGTTTCCCAGGAACCACAGGGGGCCCATCCCTGCCTGGAACTGGCAGTTCCTCTCTAGGCACCACCGCAAGCACAGTGCCAACTGGACCAGAAGCACAGTCAGCACTTCCCACTTCCAGCACCTTCTCTCAGGAAGCCTCAGCGTCTTCTCAGAACCACCAGACTCGGAGCACGCAGACCACAGGAGAATCTCACACCAGCACCATCACAGCAGTGAGCACAGCAACACCCTCATCCTCCCCAAGGGGACACACTCCTACAGAGGGCGTTTCCCGGGGGACATCCACTGCAGGTGAGTCCAACGCCTCATCCCCTTCTAGTGTCAGCCACACACCGCAGGCAACGTCAGGAACATCGACAGACCCTACCTCCACAGACGCCACTTCACAAAACACACAGCACACAACGCTTCCTGTAGCAACAAGTTCTCCACTCATCTCAGCAGCCTCCGCAAAGACCGGAACAGACAGACAGTCCACAGCGCCCTCTTCCAGCACCTCTCCTCGGGGAACCCCAGGGTCTTCTCCGAACCAACAGACTCAGAGCATGGAGGTCACCACAGAATCTCAAACCAGCGCCATCACAGCAGAGGGCACATCAACTCTCTCTTTGTCCCCAAGCGGACACACTCTCACAGAGGGCGTTTCTCGGGAGACAGCCACCCCTGGGAAGACAAAGACTCCATCACCTTCCACTCTCACGGATGGAAATTCCACGCCATCAGAAACTTTGACAGCATCCATCTCAACAAAGCAAACTTCATCTCCTTCCACTGTAAGCAACACACCTCCAATGACATCACAGATGCTCACAACAACAAGTTCTGCAGACACCcccgcaggaaccacagggggcCCAACCGTACCTGGAACTGGCAGTTTCACTCCAGGTACCTCTGTAAGCGCAGTGACAACTGGATCAGAAGCACAGTCAGCACTTCTCACTACCAGCACCTTCACTGAGGAAGCATCAGCGGCTTCCCCGAACCACCAGACTCGGAGCGCGCAGACCACAGGAGAATCTCACATCTCCACCACTACAGCAGTGAGCACGTCGACTCCCTCACCCGTTCCAAGCAGACACACTCCTACAGAAGGCCCTTCTCAGGAGACATCCCCTTCCGTGGAACCGAGCACTCCATCCCCTTCCAGCGGCAGCATCACACCTCTGGCAGCATCAGAACTGTCGACAGCGCCAAACTCGACACATGAAACATCATCCCCTTCTGGTGTAAGCAGTGCACCTCCAACGACATCAAAGCTGCTCACATCACCCATTTCAGCAGACACCTCTGTGGGAACCACCGGGGACACACCACTGTCCGGGACTACGCGGTTTACTTCAGACAACACAGCAAGCTCAGTGACAACTGGACCAGAGGCACCATCCACAGCGCCCTCTTCCAGCACCTCCCCTCAGGAAACACCAGTGTCtcctcagaatcacctgactCAGAGCACGCAGGCCACCAGGGAGTCTCAAACCACCACCATCACAGCAGAGGGCACATCAAGTCTGTCTTCGTCCCCAAACGGACACACTCTCACAGAGGGCGTTTCTCGGGAGACCGCCACCTCTGGGAAGACAAAGACTCCGTCGCCTTCCACTCTCACCGACGGAAATTCCACGCCATCAGAAACTTTGACAGCATCCATCTCAACAAAGCAAACTTCATCTCCTTCCACTGTAAGCAACACACCTCCAATGACACCACAGGTGCTCACGACACCAGGTTTCCCAGGAACCACAGGGGGCCCATCCCTGCCTGGAACTGGCAGTTCCTCTCTAGGCACCACCGCAAGCACAGTGCCAACTGGACCAGAAGCACAGTCAGCACTTCCCACTTCCAGCACCTTCTCTCAGGAAGCCTCAGCGTCTTCTCAGAACCACCAGACTCGGAGCACGCAGACCACAGGAGAATCTCACACCAGCACCATCACAGCAGTGAGCACAGCAACACCCTCATCCTCCCCAAGGGGACACACTCCTACAGAGGGCGTTTCCCGGGGGACATCCACTGCAGGTGAGTCCAACGCCTCATCCCCTTCTAGTGTCAGCCACACACCGCAGGCAACGTCAGGAACATCGACAGACCCTACCTCCACAGACGCCACTTCACAAAACACACAGCACACAACGCTTCCTGTAGCAACAAGTTCTCCACTCATCTCAGCAGCCTCCGCAAAGACCGGAACAGACAGACAGTCCACAGCGCCCTCTTCCAGCACCTCTCCTCGGGGAACCCCAGGGTCTTCTCCGAACCAACAGACTCAGAGCATGGAGGTCACCACAGAATCTCAAACCAGCGCCATCACAGCAGAGGGCACATCAACTCTCTCTTTGTCCCCAAGCGGACACACTCTCACAGAGGGCGTTTCTCGGGAGACAGCCACCCCTGGGAAGACAAAGACTCCATCACCTTCCACTCTCACGGATGGAAATTCCACGCCATCAGAAACTTTGACAGCATCCATCTCAACAAAGCAAACTTCATCTCCTTCCACTGTAAGCAACACACCTCCAATGACATCACAGATGCTCACAACAACAAGTTCTGCAGACACCcccgcaggaaccacagggggcCCAACCGTACCTGGAACTGGCAGTTTCACTCCAGGTACCTCTGTAAGCGCAGTGACAACTGGATCAGAAGCACAGTCAGCACTTCTCACTACCAGCACCTTCACTGAGGAAGCATCAGCGGCTTCCCCGAACCACCAGACTCGGAGCGCGCAGACCACAGGAGAATCTCACATCTCCACCACTACAGCAGTGAGCACGTCGACTCCCTCACCCGTTCCAAGCAGACACACTCCTACAGAAGGCCCTTCTCAGGAGACATCCCCTTCCGTGGAACCGAGCACTCCATCCCCTTCCAGCGGCAGCATCACACCTCTGGCAGCATCAGAACTGTCGACAGCGCCAAACTCGACACATGAAACATCATCCCCTTCTGGTGTAAGCAGTGCACCTCCAACGACATCAAAGCTGCTCACATCACCCATTTCAGCAGACACCTCTGTGGGAACCACCGGGGACACACCACTGTCCGGGACTACGCGGTTTACTTCAGACAACACAGCAAGCTCAGTGACAACTGGACCAGAGGCACCATCCACAGCGCCCTCTTCCAGCACCTCCCCTCAGGAAACACCAGTGTCtcctcagaatcacctgactCAGAGCACGCAGGCCACCAGGGAGTCTCAAACCACCACCATCACAGCAGAGGGCACATCAAGTCTGTCTTCGTCCCCAAACGGACACACTCTCACAGAGGGCGTTTCTCGGGAGACCGCCACCTCTGGGAAGACAAAGACTCCGTCGCCTTCCACTCTCACCGACGGAAATTCCACGCCATCAGAAACTTTGACAGCATCCATCTCAACAAAGCAAACTTCATCTCCTTCCACTGTAAGCAACACACCTCCAATGACACCACAGGTGCTCACGACACCAGGTTTCCCAGGAACCACAGGGGGCCCATCCCTGCCTGGAACTGGCAGTTCCTCTCTAGGCACCACCGCAAGCACAGTGCCAACTGGACCAGAAGCACAGTCAGCACTTCCCACTTCCAGCACCTTCTCTCAGGAAGCCTCAGCGTCTTCTCAGAACCACCAGACTCGGAGCACGCAGACCACAGGAGAATCTCACACCAGCACCATCACAGCAGTGAGCACAGCAACACCCTCATCCTCCCCAAGGGGACACACTCCTACAGAGGGCGTTTCCCGGGGGACATCCACTGCAGGTGAGTCCAACGCCTCATCCCCTTCTAGTGTCAGCCACACACCGCAGGCAACGTCAGGAACATCGACAGACCCTACCTCCACAGACGCCACTTCACAAAACACACAGCACACAACGCTTCCTGTAGCAACAAGTTCTCCACTCATCTCAGCAGCCTCCGCAAAGACCGGAACAGACAGACAGTCCACAGCGCCCTCTTCCAGCACCTCTCCTCGGGGAACCCCAGGGTCTTCTCCGAACCAACAGACTCAGAGCATGGAGGTCACCACAGAATCTCAAACCAGCGCCATCACAGCAGAGGGCACATCAACTCTCTCTTTGTCCCCAAGCGGACACACTCTCACAGAGGGCGTTTCTCGGGAGACAGCCACCCCTGGGAAGACAAAGACTCCATCACCTTCCACTCTCACGGATGGAAATTCCACGCCATCAGAAACTTTGACAGCATCCATCTCAACAAAGCAAACTTCATCTCCTTCCACTGTAAGCAACACACCTCCAATGACATCACAGATGCTCACAACAACAAGTTCTGCAGACACCcccgcaggaaccacagggggcCCAACCGTACCTGGAACTGGCAGTTTCACTCCAGGTACCTCTGTAAGCGCAGTGACAACTGGATCAGAAGCACAGTCAGCACTTCTCACTACCAGCACCTTCACTGAGGAAGCATCAGCGGCTTCCCCGAACCACCAGACTCGGAGCGCGCAGACCACAGGAGAATCTCACATCTCCACCACTACAGCAGTGAGCACGTCGACTCCCTCACCCGTTCCAAGCAGACACACTCCTACAGAAGGCCCTTCTCAGGAGACATCCCCTTCCGTGGAACCGAGCACTCCATCCCCTTCCAGCGGCAGCATCACACCTCTGGCAGCATCAGAACTGTCGACAGCGCCAAACTCGACACATGAAACATCATCCCCTTCTGGTGTAAGCAGTGCACCTCCAACGACATCAAAGCTGCTCACATCACCCATTTCAGCAGACACCTCTGTGGGAACCACCGGGGACACACCACTGTCCGGGACTACGCGGTTTACTTCAGACAACACAGCAAGCTCAGTGACAACTGGACCAGAGGCACCATCCACAGCGCCCTCTTCCAGCACCTCCCCTCAGGAAACACCAGTGTCtcctcagaatcacctgactCAGAGCACGCAGGCCACCAGGGAGTCTCAAACCACCACCATCACAGCAGAGGGCACATCAAGTCTGTCTTCGTCCCCAAACGGACACACTCTCACAGAGGGCGTTTCTCGGGAGACCGCCACCTCTGGGAAGACAAAGACTCCGTCGCCTTCCACTCTCACCGACGGAAATTCCACGCCATCAGAAACTTTGACAGCATCCATCTCAACAAAGCAAACTTCATCTCCTTCCACTGTAAGCAACACACCTCCAATGACACCACAGGTGCTCACGACACCAGGTTTCCCAGGAACCACAGGGGGCCCATCCCTGCCTGGAACTGGCAGTTCCTCTCTAGGCACCACCGCAAGCACAGTGCCAACTGGACCAGAAGCACAGTCAGCACTTCCCACTTCCAGCACCTTCTCTCAGGAAGCCTCAGCGTCTTCTCAGAACCACCAGACTCGGAGCACGCAGACCACAGGAGAATCTCACACCAGCACCATCACAGCAGTGAGCACAGCAACACCCTCATCCTCCCCAAGGGGACACACTCCTACAGAGGGCGTTTCCCGGGGGACATCCACTGCAGGTGAGTCCAACGCCTCATCCCCTTCTAGTGTCAGCCACACACCGCAGGCAACGTCAGGAACATCGACAGACCCTACCTCCACAGACGCCACTTCACAAAACACACAGCACACAACGCTTCCTGTAGCAACAAGTTCTCCACTCATCTCAGCAGCCTCCGCAAAGACCGGAACAGACAGACAGTCCACAGCGCCCTCTTCCAGCACCTCTCCTTGGGGAACCCCAGGGTCTTCTCCGAACCAACAGACTCAGAGCCCACAGACCACAGGAGAATCTCACACCTCCACCATCGCAGCAGTGAGCACGTCGACTCCCTCACCCTCTCCAAGCAGACACAGTCCTACAGAAGGCCCTTCTCAGGAGACGTCCCCTTCCGGGGAAACAAGCACTCCATTCCCTTCCAGTGGCGGCAGCACACCTCTGGCCACATCAGAACTGTCGACAGTACCAACCTCGACAGATGAAACATCATCCCCTTCTGGTGTAAGCAGTGCATCTCCAATGACATCAAAGTTGCTCACACCACCCATTTCAGCAGACACCTCTGTGGGAACCACCGGGGACACACCACTGTCCGGGACTACGAGGTTTACTTCATACAACATAGCAAGCTCAGTGACAACTGGCCTAGAGGAATCATCCACAGCACCCTCTTCCAGCACCTCCCCTCAGGAAACACCAACCTCTCACCAGAGTCACCTGACTCAGATCATGCAGGCCACCACAGGATCTCGAACCCGCACCAGCACTGTAGGCAGCAGATCAACTCCCTCATCCTGTCCAAGCAAAGACAGTGCTACAGAGAATGATTCTCAAGAGACATCCAACTCTGGAGAAGCCAATACTCCATCCCCTTCTTGTGTCAGCCACACAATTGCCACACCGTCAGAAATTTTGTTGAAACCAACCACAACAGAGGAAACTTTACCCTCTTCTGGAGTAAGTACCGCACCGCCGATGACATCAATGGTTCTCACAACTCCCATTTCAGCAGACAACCCCGTAGGAACCACAAAAGCTCCACCAGTAACTGTAACTAGAAGTTTTTCTCCGGGCACAGAGTCAAAGACAGCCAGTCTAGAGGCACAATCAACACTATCCTATTCTAGCACCTTGACTCAGAAAACATCAGCGTCTTCTCAGAAACACCAGACTCAGAGCATGCAGACCACCACAGAATCTGAAACCAGCACCATCACAGAAGTGAGCACATCAACTGCCTCATCTTCCCCAAGCAGACACACTCCAACAGAGGGCGATTCTGTGGAGACATCCCCTGTCTTTGAAACTTCATCCACTCGCAGTATCAACATTATATCTCTCACAACATCAGAATTGTTGACCGAACCAACCTCCACAGAGAAAGCTTCATCCCCTTCTAGTGTAAGCAAATCACCTCCCGTGACATCAAGGGCACTCACAACACCCATTTCAGGTGACACCACTGTAGGAACCACAAGGGACATACAACTAACTGCAACTCGAGGTTTCACTCCAGGCACCGCCACTGACTCAAGGACAACTGGACTAGAGTCACAATCAACAGTAACCTCTTCCAGCACCTTTACTCAGGAAACATCAGCATCTGCTCAGAAACACCAGACTCAGAGCATACAGACCACCAGAGAATCAGAATCCAGCAGAATCACACTAGCAACCATATCAACTCTTTCAACCTCGCCAAGTGGATTTACTCCCTCAGGGAGAATTTCTCAGGAGACATCCCCTTCCAGTGTCAGCCACACACCTCTGACAACATCCCAAATGTTGACCTCAGCAACCTCAGCAGACACCACTCTAGGAAGCATAGGGGAGCCATCACTGTCTGTAACTGGAAGTTTTTCTCCATTcacttctaaattttctacaacaTTAGGATCAGAAATACAGTCAGCACCACTCTCTACCAGTTCTTCAATTCCAAAAACATCTACAGTTTTCCACACCTACCAGAGTGAAGGCACAGAGACCCTGGAATGGCCTCATGCCAGTAGCTCAATCTCTGCAGATGTTTCTTATCAGACAATCACTCCAGGTAAAGCAGCAACATTTGCTTCTTTGTCCTCTAGTGATAGCCACACAACTCGGTCACAAAAAAGACCATCATCAGCACCAACCATAGATACCAGTGTGCTGGTCACAGAAAGCACATCTACTTCTGCAGCTAGTACTATTTCTTGGGTTACCTCTAAGGTCTCAACAACAGGTAAAGAGGGAGAGCCATCCACACACCCCTATCAGAGCACATCTCCTCAGGAAACAACAGTGGTTGTTTCCCATACTCAGTGGACACAAGACACAGGGACCACTGGTGAAACTCATGTCAGTACCACAAGCTCCAATGTGACCCAAACCATCAATACAGTCACATCCGCATCTCCTTCATCCATGCTAAGCGGACACACTTCTCAACTAACCATAACAGCAAGCCCAACAAGGCGGTCAACACCACTCTCTATTAGCACCTCTCCTCGAGAATCTTCAGCTGTTTCCCAGATAGATCACACCCAAGGCAGGCAGACCACACAAGAAGCCCAAACCATGAGTTTAGTCTCCTCCATCACTGACATCATCAAGACAACAACATCTGCAACTTCTTCATTCAAACCAAGTGGACACTCGCCCTCAGAAAGTATTCCTCAGGATACATCCACCACAGGTGAAGTGACAGTCTTCACCCAGGCGCCCTCCAGGGACAGCAGCACAACTCAGGCCACTACCACTACCACAGAACTGTGGACAGTGCCATCCAGACCCGACACCACCCTGGAAACCTCAGGAGGTACATCATTTTCCATAACAAGTGTCATTCCTCAGGCCACCTCTGTAGTCTCAACATCAAGAGGTCCCAGAGGACAATCAATATCCCCTGCTACCAGCTCTTCACCTGACACCACATCAGCCATTTTCCAAACCCACCAGACTCAAGCCACAGCAACCACCGGAGAATCACACACTATCACACCAGCCTCCTTGGTGATGGACACCACCTTGGTAGCAGATACCACCTTGGTGGGCACGGCTATAGCTTCTTCCACAGCAAATAGCCAAACCACTCCAGAAAGTGCTTCACCAGAAATGTCCACCTCCGATAAGATCAAGAGTTTCTCACCAACTCCCTCCAGGGAAAGCCAAACGACTCAGTCAACAATAGAATTGTTTTCGATTTCAACCAGTCATGACACTACTCTAAGAACCATGGGAATGGTGTCTGCTATAACCCCCAGCATCACCACTTCAATCATCATCTCTGAGGTCCCAACAACAGGGAGACCAACAGGACAGTCAACTCCAACTTCTCCCAGCACCTCTCCTCAGGAAACGTCAGTCATTTCCCAGATGGCTCAGACTCAAAATACAAGAACCCCCAGAGGATCTGGTTCAGTCTCCCCCGTGACTGACACCTTCTCAGCAGTCACATCTCTACCTCTTTCATCCACACCAAATGTGCACACATCTCCACAAACCATGGCCCACACTCTGTCTCCTTCAGACACCAGCACAACATTTATCTCAAACCCAGTCAGTGACAGTCACAGGACCCAAACAGCAATGCCAATCTTGTCATCGGGGACAACTAAAGGGCCAAGTACAGTCAGTTCTACCACCCTAAGTGATGTAGCCTCTCATTCTCCTTCCACCATTTTGTCCACAAGTGGAGGAGTCCTGACAACAACCTCAAGCTCAGTCATCCACGAAAATATAACTGCAGCGGTCACTCCCCCTGTAGGTTTTGAAAGTGACTCATTGACAAACACCACGCAAGTCCCAAATTCCTCAGCGGGCAAGTTAGGCACACCCACCCCTGAGCATCCTACAACTGTTCAAACAGTAACCTCTGCTACCAACTCTGCTACAAGGCCAGCATACATAAGTTCTACGAGTAATCACAGGAGTGTAAGATCCACACCGACTTTATCATTTCCACCTACAACCTCCCCTCTGATCATGACCACTCCTGATACTTCCTCAACATCTAAGTATCCTAAGAGTCCATTGCCTGCTCTACGGCCATCCACAGACTATGCTTCCTCTGACTCTCCTTCCTCTGGTAATGTGAGCACAGCTCAGACCATATCGACTTTCTATACTTCAGCCAATAATTCTTCATTCTCTCAATCAGCCCCTGGCCCTGCAGTCACCCGGAGCTCCACCACCCTATCCACAGGTCATTTCACTCCTCTGTCTGTTGCCAGCACTTTCTCACCATCCACATCATCCTCGAGCTCCACTGTGAAGACTGGGACGTCAGGTAGGTGGGGACTCCAGCTTCAGTCTGTTACAGTGGCCCCATAGGCTCAATCCAGCCTGGAAGAGTGCTTGAGCAAAGACAGTGTGAGTTAGCAATACCACGCTAGGGTTGAGGTCAGGTCCCCGAGAGGACGGAGCGGAGGTTTaccagcccctctgccccagcAGACAACCACTTATCTGCAGGGATTGGTTTGGGTGTGACCAGCAGACAGACAAGAGGGTTTCTAGCTATCTCTTTCAGCCCCTAAAGTCTGTGActctctgactctgctgctcTCTGACTGTAAGGCCCACTGCCGTCTTCTCTTCCTGCATGCCCAGGAGCAATCACAACTGATGAGGGGTGGTGAGCcgaggagtagaaagaaagatttcttagactcttaagatctggcagtagtgctcttttatttagagaatagaatagcatggggacaggacccatgggcaggcagagccgctgctgctgtccccg harbors:
- the MUC4 gene encoding mucin-4 isoform X1 translates to MTSQMLTTTSSADTPAGTTGGPTVPGTGSFTPGTSVSAVTTGSEAQSALLTTSTFTEEASAASPNHQTRSAQTTGESHISTTTAVSTSTPSPVPSRHTPTEGPSQETSPSVEPSTPSPSSGSITPLAASELSTAPNSTHETSSPSGVSSAPPTTSKLLTSPISADTSVGTTGDTPLSGTTRFTSDNTASSVTTGPEAPSTAPSSSTSPQETPVSPQNHLTQSTQATRESQTTTITAEGTSSLSSSPNGHTLTEGVSRETATSGKTKTPSPSTLTDGNSTPSETLTASISTKQTSSPSTVSNTPPMTPQVLTTPGFPGTTGGPSLPGTGSSSLGTTASTVPTGPEAQSALPTSSTFSQEASASSQNHQTRSTQTTGESHTSTITAVSTATPSSSPRGHTPTEGVSRGTSTAGESNASSPSSVSHTPQATSGTSTDPTSTDATSQNTQHTTLPVATSSPLISAASAKTGTDRQSTAPSSSTSPWGTPGSSPNQQTQSPQTTGESHTSTIAAVSTSTPSPSPSRHSPTEGPSQETSPSGETSTPFPSSGGSTPLATSELSTVPTSTDETSSPSGVSSASPMTSKLLTPPISADTSVGTTGDTPLSGTTRFTSYNIASSVTTGLEESSTAPSSSTSPQETPTSHQSHLTQIMQATTGSRTRTSTVGSRSTPSSCPSKDSATENDSQETSNSGEANTPSPSCVSHTIATPSEILLKPTTTEETLPSSGVSTAPPMTSMVLTTPISADNPVGTTKAPPVTVTRSFSPGTESKTASLEAQSTLSYSSTLTQKTSASSQKHQTQSMQTTTESETSTITEVSTSTASSSPSRHTPTEGDSVETSPVFETSSTRSINIISLTTSELLTEPTSTEKASSPSSVSKSPPVTSRALTTPISGDTTVGTTRDIQLTATRGFTPGTATDSRTTGLESQSTVTSSSTFTQETSASAQKHQTQSIQTTRESESSRITLATISTLSTSPSGFTPSGRISQETSPSSVSHTPLTTSQMLTSATSADTTLGSIGEPSLSVTGSFSPFTSKFSTTLGSEIQSAPLSTSSSIPKTSTVFHTYQSEGTETLEWPHASSSISADVSYQTITPGKAATFASLSSSDSHTTRSQKRPSSAPTIDTSVLVTESTSTSAASTISWVTSKVSTTGKEGEPSTHPYQSTSPQETTVVVSHTQWTQDTGTTGETHVSTTSSNVTQTINTVTSASPSSMLSGHTSQLTITASPTRRSTPLSISTSPRESSAVSQIDHTQGRQTTQEAQTMSLVSSITDIIKTTTSATSSFKPSGHSPSESIPQDTSTTGEVTVFTQAPSRDSSTTQATTTTTELWTVPSRPDTTLETSGAPGPAVTRSSTTLSTGHFTPLSVASTFSPSTSSSSSTVKTGTSGVPLFPYGSTVGDQQFVRWTLDFTSPLFKPQIGFPLGSSLHDLLYFTDNGQIIFPESEYKTFSYPNPPLGGFTGQDPVALVAPFWDDADFSSRGGSIFYQEYETLYGEYHSLVQQVESWIQKFINTWDYKARWTLKVTWVSAHAYPAQRSFGTNTYQAILSTDGSRSYALFLYQSGGMQWDVTQRPSNSVLMGFSSGDGHYENSPLTLLPAWEKYRPDQFLNSSLGVRGLQVYRLHREERPNPRLRCLQWLKSQPQWPHWGWNRLSCPCSWWQGLQDLRFQPISIGWGLGSRQLCSFSSWRGGVCCSYGPWGELLEGWRVQNPWQFDQELEAQNWCCRWNDKPSFCILYQQWRPRIGCAGYRPLRPAWMFGDPHITTLDGANYTFNGLGDFLLVRAKDGNSSFLLQGRTALTGSAQASNFIAFAAQYNSTSLGPIMVQWLLKPNDTIQARLNNQTVTFETNREDAEGQETFNTTGVVMTRNGSLVSASFDGTVTISVIALSNILHASCSLPEEYQNRTEGLLGVWNNNPDDDFRMPNGSTISRSSSEEMFFHYGMTWRINETSLLGKRDDQLPSNFTPVFFSELLRNNSSSENLASECNGNQQCIYDTLATGSRSTGLHTSMLFRQYQEMNATLNQYPPSIEGDRVVEAHIGKTKLFQYTSSSKNVTFILRDNNTDCKLFENGTLLWTPTKVEPFTLEILARNVKDNLSSVLQPKTVVCACKAESQCLYNQTSRVGNSSLEVAGCKCDKNTFGPYCNLSTDLCEEACFPNVTCVRGKGCEACPPHLTGDGRHCAALETPLLCQNKSCPVNYCHNHGHCYISQTEGCQPTCTCPPAFTDSRCFLAGNSFTPTISLELPLRIIQMSLSEEENASAAEVNASVAYRLGNLEVRAFFRNSQVERINPITGSTLQHWKVTSTFRYRPRGPVIDFLNNRLVDAIVEAFLQAPNRRWKRSEGPRNNVVFQPLSREDVRSVMALNVSTLETYFKCDGYEGYRLVYSPHSGVTCVSPCSQGYCEHGGQCQHLPQGPSCKCVSFSIYTSWGERCEHLSMKLGAFFGILFGALGALLLLGVVTFVVLRFWGCSKAQYSYPLDSES